One Curtobacterium sp. MCLR17_032 genomic window carries:
- a CDS encoding SpoIIE family protein phosphatase, with amino-acid sequence MSRPTSVIDNPLVRQAPISGLLALGALLTVTLPTLEISDLTMFLASLVSVGVATLLAAFAAHFPRAVPLVPILLAVDFVSLALFRTGTGAGASVFTSLVVLPVVWWASLDGRRTILYSILGVTIVILAPYLLQPGSVIRASELVRLGITVVVFGTVAVIVHELSRRARRSVRSAEDREVRVRAEIERAAAVQRSLLPTSSDGLGESVTVAGTCMPAKSVGGDFFDWYRTENGIAVGLGDVMGKGVGAGLIAAAVRATIRSARTVDDASEALRRASDGLAAEGAGTDVTFTTLFHARIDDDGGLQWADAGHGLSFILRAAGGVERLRSVDLPLGMGLRDEWATTIGTLEPGDLLISFSDGVLDLFGGRDDAVDSVAELARADRTPAAIVAALAERAAEVPHDDDVTVIAIRREAASAEPTEVAAAPLSRSRAA; translated from the coding sequence ATGTCTCGCCCAACCAGCGTCATCGACAACCCCCTCGTCCGGCAGGCTCCGATCAGCGGCCTGCTGGCCCTCGGCGCGCTGCTGACCGTGACGCTGCCGACGCTCGAGATCAGCGACCTGACGATGTTCCTCGCCAGCCTGGTCTCCGTCGGCGTCGCGACCCTGCTCGCCGCGTTCGCCGCACACTTCCCGCGCGCGGTCCCGCTCGTGCCGATCCTGCTGGCCGTCGACTTCGTGTCCCTTGCCCTGTTCCGGACGGGCACCGGTGCCGGCGCGTCCGTGTTCACCTCGCTCGTGGTCCTGCCGGTGGTGTGGTGGGCGTCGCTCGACGGCCGACGCACGATCCTGTACTCGATCCTCGGCGTCACGATCGTGATCCTGGCGCCGTACCTGCTGCAGCCGGGCTCCGTGATCCGCGCCAGTGAGCTGGTGCGCCTCGGCATCACCGTCGTCGTGTTCGGCACGGTCGCCGTCATCGTTCACGAGCTCTCCCGCCGCGCCCGCCGTTCCGTCCGCTCCGCCGAGGACCGCGAGGTCCGCGTCCGCGCCGAGATCGAGCGCGCCGCCGCCGTGCAGCGCTCCCTGCTGCCCACCTCGAGCGACGGCCTGGGCGAGAGCGTCACCGTCGCCGGCACCTGCATGCCGGCGAAGAGCGTCGGCGGCGACTTCTTCGACTGGTACCGCACCGAGAACGGCATCGCCGTCGGACTGGGCGACGTGATGGGCAAGGGCGTCGGCGCCGGACTCATCGCCGCCGCCGTGCGTGCCACGATCCGCAGCGCCCGGACGGTCGACGACGCGTCCGAGGCCCTGCGCCGCGCCTCCGACGGGCTCGCTGCCGAGGGTGCCGGCACCGACGTCACCTTCACCACGTTGTTCCACGCCCGCATCGACGACGACGGCGGGCTGCAGTGGGCCGACGCCGGGCACGGGCTGAGCTTCATCCTCCGTGCTGCCGGAGGGGTGGAGCGCCTGCGCTCGGTCGACCTGCCGCTGGGGATGGGCCTCCGCGACGAGTGGGCGACCACCATCGGCACCCTCGAGCCGGGCGACCTGCTCATCTCGTTCAGCGACGGCGTGCTCGACCTGTTCGGCGGACGCGACGACGCGGTGGACTCGGTCGCCGAGCTGGCGCGCGCCGACCGGACGCCGGCGGCGATCGTCGCGGCCCTGGCCGAGCGGGCGGCCGAGGTGCCGCACGACGACGACGT